In a single window of the Candidatus Hydrogenedentota bacterium genome:
- the cysC gene encoding adenylyl-sulfate kinase, translating to MADKVKATNITWHEADITREDRERLNGHRAVVIWFTGLSGSGKSTLAHAVENALFERGCRTYVLDGDNIRHGLNKDLGFSPADREENIRRIGEVANLFVQAGVIAMTAFISPYRADRDKARTIAGEGKFVEVYVKCALDVCESRDVKGLYKKARAGQIPEFTGISAPYEEPEKAELVVDTGVESLEESTQKVLDYLTSAGIIQ from the coding sequence ATGGCGGACAAAGTTAAGGCAACAAACATTACGTGGCACGAGGCAGACATTACCCGGGAAGACCGCGAACGGTTGAACGGGCACCGAGCGGTGGTGATTTGGTTCACCGGTTTGTCGGGTTCGGGCAAATCGACGCTCGCGCATGCGGTTGAAAATGCGCTGTTTGAACGCGGCTGCCGCACCTACGTGCTGGATGGCGACAACATTCGTCATGGATTGAACAAAGACCTCGGGTTCTCTCCGGCAGATCGCGAAGAAAACATCCGTCGCATTGGCGAAGTCGCGAATCTCTTCGTGCAGGCCGGCGTCATCGCGATGACCGCCTTCATTAGCCCGTACCGCGCCGACCGCGACAAGGCCCGCACGATTGCCGGCGAGGGCAAATTCGTAGAAGTCTACGTGAAGTGCGCGCTCGATGTGTGCGAGTCACGCGACGTAAAGGGCCTGTACAAGAAGGCGCGCGCGGGGCAGATCCCTGAATTTACGGGCATTTCAGCGCCGTATGAAGAACCGGAGAAAGCAGAGCTCGTCGTCGACACGGGTGTCGAGTCTCTGGAAGAATCGACCCAGAAAGTGTTGGATTACCTGACGAGCGCGGGCATTATTCAATAA